The DNA sequence GTGCAGTGGGTCTCCATGTTCGAGCGGAACAAGGTGTACGCGAACATGGCCTACTGGGACGCGGCAGGCAACCTCAGCGGGCATGTCGTACGCTCCAACGTCCCCAACGGCGGCTGGTGGTTCTTCCGCTGGTACGCCGGGCTGACCGGCGAGACGGTGAAGGTGACCCCGCCTCGGCCCGACACCATCGACACCCTGCAGGGGCTGGCCTCCCTGGACACTTCGCGGCGCCAGGCACAGGTACTGCTCGGCGGCTCGGCGGGCGACTCCGACGTCGTGCTGGAGAACGTCCCCGGTGCCGTCTTCGGCCGCACGGTGACCGCCGTCGTCGCCGAAGCAGCATGGTCCGGCTACGAGGGGCAGCACGCGACGCCGCAGGTCCTCGCCCGCACGAAGGTGAAGGTGGCGGACGACGGCTCGGTGAGCGTCCCGCTGCGCGGCATGCAGAAGATGTCCGCGTACCGGATCGTACTGACGCCCGGCGGATCGGGCACCCCCTCCCCCGCCTCCGTCCCCTGGTCGGCGTCGTACGAGGCCGAGGACGCGGCCGTCACCGACGGCAAGGTCTGCACCCAGGGCACGGTCGACAACGCCAACGGCTACGCGGCCTCCGGCACCAAGGACGTCGGTTCGCTCAACGCGGCCGGCAGCAAGGTCGACTTCACGGTGACGGTCCCGGCGGGCGGGACGTACGACCTGGCGATCCTGTACGGCAACCAGTCCGGCGGCCCGGCCACCCAGAAGCTGTCGGTCGACGGCTTCGAGACGGCGACGGTCACCTGTCCGTCCACGCAGAACTGGGGCTACCGCGCCAAGAAGGACGTCACCGTCCGGCTCGACGCCGGGACCCACACCCTGAGTCTGGCCAAGGGCGACGCCGAGGTCACACTCGACCGCATCGACCTGACCGCCCGCGAGGGCGTGCCTTCCGCGTCGTACGAGGCCACGCTGGCGGACATCGGCGGGCAGCCCGCGTTCGACTACTCCTCCTCGGCGGGGGTGGGCACGGGCGCCCTCGTGCTGCGCTCCGGCGACAAGGCGGTCTTCGACGTGTACGCGCCGCGCGACGGCTACTTCACGGTGGTGCCGCGGGCGGCGGCGCCGGTGCAGCTCGCCCTGCACGGTGCGACGGTGACGGCGGCGCCGGGCCGGCCGCTGCGGCTGTACCTCGTCGCGGGCAACAACCGCGTCACCGTGACCGCACAGCACGCCGCCGTCCACGCCCTGGAGGTCTCGGGCTCCGGATCGACCTCCGGCACGCTCTCGTACGAGGCCGCATCCGCCGTCCTCAGGGGCGGGGCCACGCTCGTCGACTCCGTCCACGCCTCCGGCGGCTCGTACGTCGGCCGACTCGGCAACAGCCCCGACAGCACGGCCGAGTTCAGCGTGCGGGCGCCGAGCGCGGGCCGCTATCTGCTGGTCGTGCACTACGCGCACAACGACCGGCGGGACAACGGCCACGCCTACAACACGGACATCGTGTCCCGCACGGCGGACATCACCGTGGGAGACGCGGTGCCGGTGAAGGTCACCTTCAAGAACACCTGGAGCTCGGACGACTACTGGACGGTGGGCCTGCCCGTGGAGCTGAGGAAGGGCTCCAACGCGGTGACGTTCGGCAATGCGACGGCCTGGGCGCCGGACATCGACCGGATCGAATTCGGCCGGGTGGTGGACGGCCGGTAGTCCGGCCGTCCGGGCGGGTCCGTCAGGCAACCTGCCCGCTGTGCAGTGCGGCGTACGCCCCGTTCCGGCCCAGGAGTTCCTCGTGGGTGCCGGTCTCCTGGATCCGGCCGTCTCCCAGCACCACGATCCGGTCGGCGCCGCGCACCGTGGACAGCCGGTGTGCCACGACGAAGGTGGTGCGGCCGTGCAGCAGGCGGGCGAGGGCCTGCTGCACGAGTGCCTCCGAGTGGGTGTCCAGGGCCGACGTCGCCTCGTCGAGGACCAGCACCCTCGGGTCCCGGATCAGGGCACGGGCGATGGCCAGGCGCTGGCGCTGTCCGCCGGACAGCCGTGCCCCGCGCTCCCCGACCACGGTGTCGAGGCCCTGCGGCATCCGGTCGACGAACTCCAGCGCGTTGGCGTCGCGCAGCGCCGCGCGCACCGTCTCCTCGTCGGCGTCGTCCATGCCGTAGGCGACGTTCTCGCGGATGGTGCCGTCGAAGAGGATCGACTCCTGCGGCACGACCGAGAGGAAGCGGCGGTACGTGCGCAGGTCGAGGGTGTTCATGTCCGTGCCGTCGAGCAGCAGTTGGCCGGAGGTCGGCCGGATGAAGCCGATGACGAGGTTCAGCACGGTGGACTTGCCCGCACCGGACGCGCCGACGAGGGCGATGGTCTCCCCCGGCGAGACGGTCAGGCTGAAGTCCCGTACAGCCGGCCGGCCGCTGTCCTCGTACGCATACCCGACCTTCTCGAAGGTCACGGCGCCGTGCAGTGAGGCGAGTTCGGCCTTGCCCTCGTTGTCCTCCAGTTCGGGCGCCTGGAGGACCTCGCCGACGGAGCGGACGGATTCCAGGCCCTTGGTGATGACCGGGGCCAGTCCCGCCAGTGTCGTCGTGGAGTTGGTGAGCGTGGTCAGGAACGCGCTCAGCATGACGACGTCGCCGGCGGTCACGCCCCAGACGTCGTAGTACGAGACCAGCGCCGCGCCGGCGAGCACGAGCACGCCGACCACGTTCAGTACGACCCAGGCGAGTGAGCCGAAGCGGCCGTTGACGAGGTCGAGGCGCATGCCGGAGGTCAGCAGCCGGTGCAGGGTGCCGTCCATGCGGCGCAGTGCCTTGCCCTCCAGTCCGTGGGCGCGGGTCACCGGGATGAGGCGGGTCATCTCCGTCACCCGGGACGACAGGGTCTCGACCTCGTGGCGGAAATGCTCGTTGTGGGTGCGCAGACGGGCCCGCAGTCGGGCGACGACGAGTGCGGCGGCGGGCACGACGACGAGGAAGACGGGCACGAACTCCGGTGTGCGGATGGCGATGATGACGAGGCCGCCGATGAGCACGGTGCCCGCGCCGAGCCCCGTCTCCGCGGTCTGCTGAACCATCTGCTCGACGGTCTCCACGTCACGTACGACCTTGGCCTGGAGCACGCCGGCGCTGACGCGCGAGTGGTAGCCGATGGAGAGCTGCTGCATACGCGTGCACAGGGCGGAACGCAGGCTGGTGCCCATCCGGCGCACGCTGCCGTACAGCAGGCGTACGTAGAGGACGTGCAGGGGGTAGTTGACCAGCAGGATGAACATGATCACGCCGGTGCTCAGCCAGAGCCTGCTGATCGGCTGGTGCTGGACGACGGTGTCGATGATGGACGCGGTGATCAGCGGCAGCAGCCAGATCGGGCTGTGCTTGACGGTGAAGACGCCGACCGCCGCCGCGAGGCGGTGGCGGTCGGCGCGGAACAGATAGGCGAGGGTGCGTACGGGGTGTTCGCCGCGGTAGCGGTGGTCGAGCGGTCTCTCGTGCGACGACGCCATCGGCGTTGTCCTTCCCAGGGATCCGGATGAGTTGCAGACACCTAGCTGCAGCGCAGCAAGCGCTTCCCTATCCCGTCCCGAGGGGGAGTACACACGCGTTCCGGAACGGATTCCCGGAGTGCTTCAGACCGCGTCCAGCTCCGCGATCTCCTTCGCGGTGAGGACGAGTTCGGTCGCGGCCAGCGAGTCGCGGATCGTCTCCGGGCGGCTCGATCCCGGGATCGGGACGACGACCGGCGACTTGGCGAGCATCCAGGCCAGGCAGACGCGCTGCGGGCTCACCCCGTGGGCCTCGCCGACCCGCGCGAACGGGGCGTAGGCGGAGCCCAGTTCACCGGCGCGGGAGATGCCGCCGAGCGGGCTCCACGGCAGGAATGCGATGCCGAGCTCGTCGCACAGGCGCAGCTCCGGCTCGCTGGAGCGGAACGCCGGGGAGAACTGGTTCTGCACGGAGACCAGCCGGCCGCCCAGGATCTCGTTGGCCTGGCGGATCTGCTCCGGGTTCGCGTTGGAGATCCCGGCCATCCGGATCTTGCCCTCGTCGAGCAGGTCCCGTACGGCGCCGACCGACTCGGCGAACGGCACCTTCGGGTCGGGGCGGTGGAACTGGTAGAGCCCGATGGCCTCCACGCCGAGCCGGCGCAGCGATGCCTCACAGGCCTCCTTGAGGTGCCGCGGGCTGCCGTCCAGCGTCCAGCTGCCGTCGCCGGGGCGCAGATGGCCGCCCTTCGTGGCGACCAGGACGTCCTTGCCCCGGTCGTGGGAGGCGAGGGCCTTGGCGATCAGGGTCTCGTTGTGACCGACCTCGTGGGCGTCCCGGTGGTAGGCGTCCGCGGTGTCGATCAGGGTCACGCCGGCGTCCAGCGCGGCGTGGATCGTGGCGAGGGAACGTGCCTCGTCCGGGCGTCCCTCGATGGACATGGGCATTCCGCCCAGGCCTATCGCGCTGACCTCGGCATCCCCGATGCGGCGGGTGTGCATGGGCTGGTGACCTCTTTCGACTGTCGCGCGGAAAACGATGTCACCCGGCGAGCACGCCATGGATGGCACGCGGTACCGGACCGACTCCAGCGTGACTTTCGGGTCGCGGAAGGTCCAATAGAAGAAAGCGAATGCATTCAGTGATGCCACCGCTGAATCCCCGGTGCCGGCATCGCCCACGTAACCGCTTGTGCCGCCTCCGGGTCGATGTGACACGCTCACCCCGATCGATCGACGGCATCGTGAGAGGCGGCGGCATGCGCATCGGACTGCTCGGCACCGGACCGTGGGCCCAGATGGCTCATGCTCCCGCCCTGAGTCGGCACACCGAACTGGACTTCGTGGGGGTGTGGG is a window from the Streptomyces sp. NBC_00299 genome containing:
- a CDS encoding ABC transporter ATP-binding protein, with protein sequence MASSHERPLDHRYRGEHPVRTLAYLFRADRHRLAAAVGVFTVKHSPIWLLPLITASIIDTVVQHQPISRLWLSTGVIMFILLVNYPLHVLYVRLLYGSVRRMGTSLRSALCTRMQQLSIGYHSRVSAGVLQAKVVRDVETVEQMVQQTAETGLGAGTVLIGGLVIIAIRTPEFVPVFLVVVPAAALVVARLRARLRTHNEHFRHEVETLSSRVTEMTRLIPVTRAHGLEGKALRRMDGTLHRLLTSGMRLDLVNGRFGSLAWVVLNVVGVLVLAGAALVSYYDVWGVTAGDVVMLSAFLTTLTNSTTTLAGLAPVITKGLESVRSVGEVLQAPELEDNEGKAELASLHGAVTFEKVGYAYEDSGRPAVRDFSLTVSPGETIALVGASGAGKSTVLNLVIGFIRPTSGQLLLDGTDMNTLDLRTYRRFLSVVPQESILFDGTIRENVAYGMDDADEETVRAALRDANALEFVDRMPQGLDTVVGERGARLSGGQRQRLAIARALIRDPRVLVLDEATSALDTHSEALVQQALARLLHGRTTFVVAHRLSTVRGADRIVVLGDGRIQETGTHEELLGRNGAYAALHSGQVA
- a CDS encoding CBM35 domain-containing protein — its product is MAATLPATGPATAADADADPRRLTVDLSASEGPVMLGANGALYGLSDDGVPSDAVLEPLKVTSVSQKPEGGAQHPNGDALTVSKSFFRNGGGEVLVMMQDVYAKWPYEDLGIDDYLPKVDKIAREVAGDSHSDRFVYIPFNEPDQIWYQLGVPDQSQYEANRDRFLQDWKTVYRRIRAIDPDARIAGPNEAAYDTRLLRDFLAFAKRENVLPQVMTWHELDSGSLRDFQAHYDNYRALEREVGIAPLKINIDEYANRRDLSVPGQLVQWVSMFERNKVYANMAYWDAAGNLSGHVVRSNVPNGGWWFFRWYAGLTGETVKVTPPRPDTIDTLQGLASLDTSRRQAQVLLGGSAGDSDVVLENVPGAVFGRTVTAVVAEAAWSGYEGQHATPQVLARTKVKVADDGSVSVPLRGMQKMSAYRIVLTPGGSGTPSPASVPWSASYEAEDAAVTDGKVCTQGTVDNANGYAASGTKDVGSLNAAGSKVDFTVTVPAGGTYDLAILYGNQSGGPATQKLSVDGFETATVTCPSTQNWGYRAKKDVTVRLDAGTHTLSLAKGDAEVTLDRIDLTAREGVPSASYEATLADIGGQPAFDYSSSAGVGTGALVLRSGDKAVFDVYAPRDGYFTVVPRAAAPVQLALHGATVTAAPGRPLRLYLVAGNNRVTVTAQHAAVHALEVSGSGSTSGTLSYEAASAVLRGGATLVDSVHASGGSYVGRLGNSPDSTAEFSVRAPSAGRYLLVVHYAHNDRRDNGHAYNTDIVSRTADITVGDAVPVKVTFKNTWSSDDYWTVGLPVELRKGSNAVTFGNATAWAPDIDRIEFGRVVDGR
- a CDS encoding aldo/keto reductase; translation: MHTRRIGDAEVSAIGLGGMPMSIEGRPDEARSLATIHAALDAGVTLIDTADAYHRDAHEVGHNETLIAKALASHDRGKDVLVATKGGHLRPGDGSWTLDGSPRHLKEACEASLRRLGVEAIGLYQFHRPDPKVPFAESVGAVRDLLDEGKIRMAGISNANPEQIRQANEILGGRLVSVQNQFSPAFRSSEPELRLCDELGIAFLPWSPLGGISRAGELGSAYAPFARVGEAHGVSPQRVCLAWMLAKSPVVVPIPGSSRPETIRDSLAATELVLTAKEIAELDAV